The DNA sequence AAACCCTCATTTTCAGCTTAGTTGAAATTTCTCAAGGATTTCTCACACTTACTAGTTCAATTTGTTTGGGGGAAACAGAGTTTCAAATATCTTTGCTTCCCTAGCTTGTTCTCTTGATTGTTTCTTTGATGTCATTGTGATTTTTCAGTATATAGGATCTGAAGCAAGACCTTGTGTAGACCCTGAAATTTTCTGTTTGTAGAGATTATTGAACAGGTTTCAGGTCAAATTAGTCCTTGTGTGAGGGTGAGGCACATGTTTGAGGATGAGATACTTGGAAGATAAAGCGTGCTACAACAACCATGGACCAACAGCACAAGATAACCCAAATAGCAGTGCAATGTACTCAGATTTTCACAAAGGAAACAATGCTGCCGCCGCGGCTTGCGGTTCTTCCCATCAACAACACAGAACAACCATGGGGAAACCAACACCTTCTAAGTGGGATGATGCACAAAAATGGCTTGTAGGATTGTCGAAAGGCGGAGGCGAGAAGAGCCACCAATCGAAATCAAGCAAGCCAAGAGACTCAAATGCAGATGACCTTAGATTGATAGCACCGGTTCCACAGAAGGAGAATGGTTATTCAAGCGCTAGTGAGAAAGAGGATGAAGATCAAGAACATGATGGAAGAGAAACCATGAAGATAGAGTGTTGTGATGAGTCACTTTGGAGAACCAActacaacaataacaataaggGTTCTTCAACCAACAGTAACAGCATAGCAGTGCAGTCAATATGCTTTAGAGATATGGGGACTGAGATGACACCAATTGCTAGCCAAGAGCCTTCAAGAACCGCTACGCCGATTCGAGCCACTACTCCGGCAACTAGGAGTCCAATTCACTCTGGGGCTTCAACTCCGGTGAGGCCCCAAAATGGTGGGATGGAATCTCATTCTGGTGAGGGTCATCAAGGATCATCAAACCCTTCTTGCAAGGTGTCTGAGAAGAAGGCTGAAGATCATGCAAGGAAGTTGAGCCCTCTTGAAAGCCGAGCATTGGCTTGGGATGAAGCAGAACGTGCTAAGTATATGGCCAggtatattattatttacatCATATGATCTGAACTTGTTTTGCAATGATGACTCTACTAGTTTGTTTAATATTTCAACCCTTTAACTTGATATaaacttttcaattttttaaatttctcttataaaaataTGCCTTAGTCTAGGTGAGTTTTCAGAAGTAGCCAATGAATTGATACAGTTTGTTTCTGAAAAAATTGAATGTATAGGTTCAAGCGTGAAGAGGTGAGGATTCAAGCATGGGAAAACCATCAGATAAGGAAAGCTGAAATGGAAATGAAGAAAACGGAGGTACCAACTTTCCTACTTTAGTTCTTGGCAGCTTGTTCCTTAGAATAATAGCTGCTACTATTTAGAATTTCACAGGCCCAAATGCTGTATAATCTCTTCACAGCTTTTCTGAATGGTAGTGGTGTTGATTGGCACTGTACTGTAGAACAATGTTTTTTTCCATTCAATTGTTGCCAATGATTTTAACCATTTACAATGCTGTAGAATAGTGACAGCTCATCTTTTCACGTGCTGCTTTTTCTGTTAGTGGCATAGCACATAAGTGTATAGTTGAAAGTTCTTTGAATCAGACTGACGGAGCAATATTcctgaaaagaaaagaaacatggGCATTGCAGGGATCTTTCATGTTTTCAGTGTAATTCTTTCCCAGTGTAGCGAATAGGAAGAATATTTACACTGTAATGCGCTTCATGGTCAAAAGATAAAGGGCCAAATTACTCTTATTGTGTA is a window from the Arachis stenosperma cultivar V10309 chromosome 3, arast.V10309.gnm1.PFL2, whole genome shotgun sequence genome containing:
- the LOC130970043 gene encoding uncharacterized protein LOC130970043; its protein translation is MRYLEDKACYNNHGPTAQDNPNSSAMYSDFHKGNNAAAAACGSSHQQHRTTMGKPTPSKWDDAQKWLVGLSKGGGEKSHQSKSSKPRDSNADDLRLIAPVPQKENGYSSASEKEDEDQEHDGRETMKIECCDESLWRTNYNNNNKGSSTNSNSIAVQSICFRDMGTEMTPIASQEPSRTATPIRATTPATRSPIHSGASTPVRPQNGGMESHSGEGHQGSSNPSCKVSEKKAEDHARKLSPLESRALAWDEAERAKYMARFKREEVRIQAWENHQIRKAEMEMKKTEVKAERMKALAQEKLANKLAATRRIAEEKRANAQVKLNEKALRTTERADYIRRTGQVPSAFSFSFNCKFPSLCCCW